A single region of the Streptomyces sp. NBC_01262 genome encodes:
- a CDS encoding N-6 DNA methylase: protein MSQLDLFADADGPDQPPAPITPAAPLRRYLTNLPPAPTPVTISVAQPRPALVAVKRTLNHYRPSQRNPHAHAFEIAEAVNYAWHHAHGGSSIEIPIGVVATLALWPLRGPDAYLAADWWLSLDDTELLTAFRECWARWWITRPDLIDRATPLHKWVDGEKPDAGRAGAVRAVVEAALTNGLLHLTTSDDPDLRSTTDLIGTLLAIMRSQGAHDALAEVHTPPEVAYLMARMLLDDMSLEPGMKFDEPAGGTGGMYRAAVQVMRERGVDPHQFGWSLTDIDPIAAAGAAVNAILWDLGPHVLIGCGDTLHEGNVPARAVREARESLERRDRLHSQAVFLAAIQQVEALIRDVAA, encoded by the coding sequence ATGAGCCAACTCGACCTGTTCGCCGACGCCGACGGGCCCGACCAGCCACCCGCGCCGATCACACCGGCAGCCCCGCTCCGCAGGTATCTCACCAACCTCCCGCCGGCGCCCACGCCCGTGACCATCTCGGTTGCCCAGCCTCGCCCGGCGCTCGTCGCGGTCAAGCGCACGCTGAACCACTACCGCCCGTCGCAGCGCAACCCACACGCGCACGCGTTCGAGATCGCGGAAGCCGTCAACTACGCCTGGCATCACGCACACGGGGGGAGCAGCATCGAAATCCCTATCGGAGTGGTCGCCACGCTCGCCCTGTGGCCCCTGCGTGGGCCGGACGCCTACCTTGCCGCCGACTGGTGGCTCAGCCTCGACGACACCGAGCTGCTGACCGCGTTCCGCGAGTGCTGGGCCCGCTGGTGGATCACGCGGCCCGACCTCATCGACCGGGCCACGCCCCTGCACAAGTGGGTCGACGGCGAGAAGCCCGACGCTGGGCGAGCCGGTGCCGTACGCGCAGTCGTCGAGGCCGCGCTCACCAACGGGCTCCTGCACCTGACAACCAGCGATGACCCCGATCTCCGCTCCACCACCGACCTGATTGGAACCCTGCTCGCCATCATGCGCTCCCAGGGGGCTCACGACGCGCTCGCGGAGGTACACACGCCGCCGGAGGTCGCCTATCTGATGGCCAGGATGCTGCTCGACGACATGTCGCTTGAGCCCGGCATGAAGTTCGACGAGCCCGCGGGCGGGACCGGTGGCATGTACCGCGCCGCCGTACAGGTCATGCGCGAACGCGGCGTCGACCCGCACCAGTTCGGATGGTCGCTGACGGACATTGACCCCATCGCGGCGGCGGGCGCGGCCGTCAATGCGATCCTCTGGGACCTCGGCCCGCACGTGCTCATCGGGTGCGGCGACACCCTTCACGAGGGCAACGTGCCCGCCAGGGCTGTCCGGGAGGCGCGCGAGTCCCTGGAGCGGCGCGATCGACTGCACTCGCAGGCCGTCTTCCTCGCGGCCATCCAGCAGGTCGAAGCTCTGATACGCGACGTAGCGGCCTGA
- a CDS encoding PP2C family protein-serine/threonine phosphatase, giving the protein MIATTPALLVSPDGEVEELLLDSRHADQLRCIRFHVQGSSVHPLGRRAVVHVGHGGQSVNDVAGQAWMSIAGGSRPPVLRGPVVITGAADRAGDFMPLPEFSAQAVRRAANLLGGAIGLPFSVSAVQRHGGRRYQCDAYAIKRDKTSGRWAFVVLDGVGDRPAVQRFAQKFAPRIARAAAGHGDPARALAAVRVQARDELHWDFDPRTDPSAVAVVATVDHRSPLIRLAWTGDARAYRGTLIGTAEPATQDHNYAQKLRSRGRVPGRYDRNFITSCLMTGSIGTAVIEKKHTRRLLLCSDGVYAPLAEEGPDIGGILDFADDAKDAATMLVDDAIAASKDDYPDNATALVVDITPV; this is encoded by the coding sequence GTGATCGCCACGACACCGGCCCTACTGGTTTCCCCGGACGGTGAAGTCGAAGAGCTGCTGCTCGACTCGCGCCACGCCGACCAGCTGCGCTGCATCAGGTTCCACGTCCAAGGCTCCAGCGTCCACCCGCTCGGCCGCAGGGCGGTCGTCCATGTCGGGCACGGTGGCCAGTCGGTGAATGACGTCGCCGGACAGGCGTGGATGAGTATCGCCGGGGGAAGCCGGCCGCCGGTCCTGCGAGGGCCCGTCGTCATCACGGGTGCCGCCGACCGTGCTGGCGACTTCATGCCCTTGCCTGAATTCAGCGCCCAGGCCGTGCGGCGCGCGGCCAACCTGCTCGGCGGCGCGATCGGATTGCCGTTCAGCGTGAGTGCGGTGCAGCGACACGGCGGGCGCCGGTATCAATGTGACGCCTACGCGATCAAGCGTGACAAGACCAGCGGCCGTTGGGCCTTCGTCGTCCTCGACGGGGTCGGCGACCGCCCTGCCGTCCAACGCTTCGCCCAGAAGTTCGCGCCGCGCATCGCCCGCGCTGCAGCCGGGCACGGCGACCCCGCCCGCGCCCTGGCTGCGGTACGAGTCCAGGCCAGGGATGAGCTCCACTGGGATTTCGACCCCCGCACTGACCCCAGTGCCGTCGCGGTCGTCGCCACGGTCGACCACCGGTCGCCCCTCATCCGGCTCGCCTGGACCGGTGACGCGCGGGCTTACCGGGGAACCTTGATCGGAACTGCGGAGCCCGCCACCCAAGACCACAACTACGCCCAGAAGTTGCGCAGTCGAGGACGCGTCCCCGGACGGTACGACCGGAACTTCATCACGTCCTGTCTGATGACCGGCTCCATCGGCACGGCGGTGATCGAGAAGAAGCACACTCGCCGGCTGCTGCTGTGCAGCGACGGTGTCTACGCGCCGCTCGCGGAAGAGGGGCCGGACATCGGCGGAATCCTCGACTTCGCCGACGACGCGAAGGACGCCGCCACGATGCTCGTCGACGACGCGATAGCCGCCAGCAAGGACGACTACCCCGACAACGCCACGGCGCTCGTGGTCGACATCACTCCGGTCTGA